The sequence GGCGGCGAAGGCAACACCTGCGTCGAGGTCGCCGCCTCCCCCGGAAACCTCCACCTCCGCGAGAGCGACACCCCCGGCATCGAACTCGCCACCGCACCAGGCCCGTTGGCCCACCTCATACGCGGGGTGAAAGCGGCCGCGGTCCCTGCCGCACCCTGATCACACCCGCGCGCCCCGTCGCCACACCTCGCTCACCAGCGGCACCCCCGGCCGGTAGGCCAAGTGCACGTGGCTCGGGGCGTCCAGAAACGCCAGGTCGGCGTACGCGCCCGGGGCCACGCGGCCGATGTCCGTGCGGCGGAGGGCCGCGGCCCCGCCCGCCGTGGCCGACCAGAGCGCCTCGTCCGGCGTCATCCCCATGTCCCGTACCGCCAGCGCGATGCAGAACGGCACGGACGACGTGAAGGACGAGCCCGGGTTGCAGTCGGTGGAAAGGGCTACCGTGGCGCCCGCGTCGAGGAGCCGGCGCGCGTCCGGCCACGCGGCACGGGTGGAGAACTCCGCGCCGGGCAACAGCGTCGCCACCGTGTCACCGCTCGCGAGGGCGTCCACGTCCGCGTCGGTCAGGTGCGTGCAGTGGTCGGCGCTCGCCGCGTCCAGTTCGACGGCCAGTTGCACCCCGGGGCCGTACGAGAGCTGGTTGGCATGGATGCGGGGGTGCAGCCCCTTCGCCTTGCCCGCCGTGAGGATCGCGCGGGCCTGATCGCCGTCGAAGGCCCCCTTCTCGCAGAAGACGTCGATCCAACGGGCGTACGGGGCACAGGCGTCGAGCATCTCGCCGGTGACGAGCGCGACGTACGCGGCGGGGTCGTCCGCGTAGTCCGGCGGGACGATGTGCGCGCCGAGGTAGGTGACCTCGTCGGTGTGCGCGGCGGCGATCCGCAGGGCCCGCGCCTCGTCCTCGACCGTCAACCCGTAGCCGGACTTCGTCTCGAACGTGGTCGTGCCCTGGCGCAGGGCCTCGGCGAGGTAGCGGGTGAGGTTGCGCTCAAGCTCCGAGTCGCTCGCCGCGCGGGTCGCGGCGACGGTCGTCCGGATGCCGCCGGCGCTGTAGGCCCGGCCGGACATACGGGCGTTGAACTCCTGCGTGCGGTCGCCCGCGAAGACGAGGTGCGAGTGGGAGTCGACGAAGCCGGGGACGACCGCGCGGCCACCGGCGTCGACCCGATTGTCAGTGGCGGGTGCTTCTCTTGAGTCACCGGTCCAAGCGATGCGGTCGCCGTCGATGACGACGGCCGCGTTCTGGATCAGACCGAGCGGAGACCCTCCCCCATTCTCGAATTTACTCGAACGGGGGGACCCCCACCCGAGAGAGGAGTCGTTGGTGACCAGACTGGCGATGTTGGTGATGAGGGTCGTGCTGCCGGTATTGCTACCGCTGGTGGCGCCGGTCGTGCTGCTCATGACGTCCTCGGGGGCTGTCGGGGCGAAGGGGGCCTGGTCAGGGTCGGCGCTCAGGCGCGCAGCGCTTCGATCGCGTCCGCGAGGGCCTGCGGCACGTCCGGAACAAGGGCATGCGCCCCGTCGCGTACGACATGACGGCCGCCGACAACCGTGTGCCGCACATCCGCCGCTGTCGCGGCGAATACGGCCGTCTCGGCGCCGAGCCGTGGCAGCGTCCCCGCTGTTCTGACCGAGTCGAGCGCGACCGTCGTGAAGTCGGCGAGCGCGCCCGCTTCGAGGACGCCCGCGTCGGTCCAGCCCAGGGCCGCGTGACCGTCCGCGGAGGCGGCGCGCAGAAGCGCCGCCGCCGTCCAGTGGCCCCGGGTGCGGCTGCGCAGGCGTTCGTTCAGCTCCATCGCGCGCGCCTCTTCGAGCAGGTCGATGACGGCGTGGCTGTCGGAGCCGAGGGACAGCGGGGAGCCCGCCTGCTGGAGCGCGACGGCCGGTCCGATGCCGTCGGCGAGGTCGCGCTCGGTGGTCGGGCACATGCAGGTGCCGGTGCCCGAGCGGCCGAGCAGCGCGATGTCCGCGTCGGTGAGGTGGGTGTTGTGCACGCCGGTGGTGCGCGGCCCGAGCACCCCGTGGTCGGCGAGCAACTGTGTAGGGGTACACCCGTGGGCCGCCTGGCAGGCGTCGTTCTCGGCCGTCTGCTCGGACAGGTGCACATGGAGCGGGGCCCGCCGCTCCTCGACCCACCGCGCCACCGTCGCCAACTGCCCGGCGGGCACGGCCCGTACGGAGTGGATGGCGGCCCCGATCCGCGCGTGATCCCGGTCCTTGAGAACTGAACAGCGTGCTGCCCAGGCCTCCGCGGTGCCGTCGGAGAAGCGCAGCTGGTGCCGGTTCGGGGGCTGCCCCCTGCGGGCGTCGACCAGACCCCCGGCGAGGTAGACGGTGTCGAGGAGGGTGATGCGGATGCCCGCCTCGGCGGCGGCCTCGACGAGCGCCTCACCCATGGCGTTCGGGTCGGCGTAGGGCGTGCCGCCCGGCGCGTGGTGCACGTAGTGGAACTCGCCGACCGCCGTGACACCGGCAAGGGCCATCTCGGCGTACACCGCGCGGGCGAGCGCGTGGTACGTGTCCGGGGTCAGCCGGTCCGCGATGGAGTACATGATCTCGCGCCAGGTCCAGAAGGTCCCGGAGCCGACCTGGACGGTGCCGCGCAGGGCCCGGTGGAAGGCGTGGCTGTGGGTGTTGGCGAGGCCGGGGAGGGTCAGGCCGCGCAGGATCTCCGCTCCGGGCGGTGGGCTGTCGACGCCCGTACGGACGGCGGCGATCCGTCCGTCCGCGCCCACGTCGAGGGCCACGCCCGGCTCCACGTAGGAGTCGAGCCAGGCGTGCTCCAGCCAGTACGTCGTGCCTCGCACGCTCGCTTTCAGCTCGCTCACTTGCAGGCCAGCCCTTCCAGTACGTCGGCCAGTGCGGTCACCCCGGCAACGCAGTCGTCCTCGGCGGCGTACTCGGCCGGCGAGTGCGAGACGCCCGTGGGGTTGCGTACGAACAGCATGGCGGTGGGGATCGAGCCGGAGAGGATCCCGGCGTCGTGTCCCGCACCTGTTCCGAGGACGGGAACATTCAGGTGCGCCCCCGTGCCCCCGTCCCCGCCGCCCAGGACGCGGGCGATCTCGTCCCGCAGTGCGTGCTCGAACTCGACGACCGGGGTGAACGACTCCCGGACCACGTCGAGGTGGATCCCGTGCGCGTCGGCGTACTCGCGGGCCGCCTTCTCGATGCCGTGGACGACCGTGTCGAGGGTCGCCTGGTCCGCGGCGCGGGAGTCGAGCCAGCCGCGTACGAGGGAGGGGATGGCGTTGACGCCGTTCGGCTCGACCGAGATCTTGCCGAAAGTGGCCACGGCGCCCGCGAGCTCGGCCTCCCGGCGGGCCGCGAGCACGGTCTCCGCGTACGACAGCATGGGGTCGCGGCGGTCCACGAGGCGAGTGGTGCCCGCGTGGTTGGCCTCGCCCCGGAAGTCGAACCGCCACCGCCCGTGCGGCCAGATGGCGCTGGCGACGCCGACCCGGTCGCCGGTCAGGTCCAGGGCGCGCCCCTGCTCGACGTGCAGCTCGACGAACGCGCCGATACGGGCCAGGCGTTCGGGGTCAGCCCCGATGGCGTCCGGGTCGTGGCCCGCGGCCTCCATGGCCTGCGGGAGGGTGATCCCGTCGGCGTCGGTGAGCCGGTGTGCCTGCTCGACGGTGAGTTCCCCGGCGGTGAGCCGCGAGCCCACACAGGCCAGCCCGAAGCGGGCACCTTCCTCGTCGCCGAAGTTCACGATGGCGAGGGGCTTGGTGAACCGCGCGTTCCGGCCGCGCAGTTCGTCGAGCGCGGCGAAGGAGGACACGACGCCGAGGGGCCCGTCGAAGGCGCCCCCGTCGGGCACCGAGTCGAGGTGGGACCCGGTGACGACGGCGTCCCCGGCCGAGGGGTCGCCGAGCCACGCCCACTGGTTGCCGTTCCGGTCCAGTTCGAGGGTGAGCCCACGCGCCTCGGCCTGTGCCCTGAACCAGTCACGGCAGTCGGTATCGGCCCCGGTCCAGGCGAACCGCCGATACCCACCGGACCCGGCATGCCGCCCGATGCCCGCCAACTCCCCCCACATCTCAAGAAAGGAGGAACCCCCCGCCCCAGCCGGCCCGTCCGGCGTTTGAGGACGAGGCCGCTCAGGCACCACCAGCCCGTCCGGCGTTTGAGGACGAGGCCGTTCAGGCCGATCGGGGGCCTGGGGGCGGAGCCCCCAGCGGGGCCCGGGGGCGGAGCCCCCGCCGGACGACGACCCGCTCACTCGCCCTCCCGCATGGGAACCCGCACACCACGCTCGTCAGCGACGGCCTCGGCGATGTCGTACCCGGCATCGACATGCCGAATGACACCCATCCCGGGGTCGTTCGTCAGCACGCGGCGAATCTTCTCGCCCGCGAGCTTCGTGCCGTCGGCCACCGTCACCTGCCCCGCGTGGATGGAGCGCCCCATGCCCACACCGCCGCCGTGGTGGATGGACACCCAGGACGCGCCGGAGGCCACGTTCACCATCGCGTTCAGCAGCGGCCAGTCGGCGATCGCGTCGGAGCCGTCGAGCATGGCCTCGGTCTCGCGGTACGGGGAGGCGACGGAACCGCAGTCGAGGTGGTCGCGGCCGATGGCCAGGGGGGCCGTTAGTTCGCCGGAGGCGACCATGTCGTTGAAGCGCTCGCCCGCCTTGTCGCGCTCGCCGTAGCCGAGCCAGCAGATCCGCGCGGGCAGTCCCTGGAAGTGGACGCGCTCGCCGGCCAGCTTGATCCAGCGGTGGAGGGACTCGTTCTCCGGGAAGAGGTCGAGGATCGCCTTGTCGGTCTTGTGGATGTCGGAGGCCTCGCCGGACAGGGCGGCCCAGCGGAAGGGGCCCTTGCCCTCGGAGAACAGCGGCCGGATGTAGGCGGGCACGAAGCCGGGGAAGGCGAACGCCCGCTCGTATCCGGCCAGTTGCGCCTCGCCCCGGATGGAGTTGCCGTAGTCGAAGACCTCGGCGCCGGCGTCCATGAAGCCGACCATCGCCTCCACGTGCCGGGCCATGGACTCACGGGCCCGGGTGGTGAAGCCGGCCGGGTCCTTGGCGGCGTACGTGGCCATGTCGTCGAGGTCGACGCCGGTGGGCAGGTAGGCCAGCGGGTCGTGGGCCGAGGTCTGGTCGGTCACGATGTCGATCGGGGCGCCCTCGGCGAGCATGCGCGGCAGCAGGTCGGCGGCGTTGCCGAGCAGGCCGATGGAGAGCGGGCGGCGGGCGTCCCGGGCCTCGACAGCGAGCTGGAGGGCGTGCTCCAGGGAGTCGGCGCGTACGTCCAGGTACCGGTGCTCGATGCGGCGCTCGATGGCGCGCGGGTCGACGTCGATACAGATCGCGACGCCGTCGTTCATCGTCACGGCGAGCGGCTGGGCACCGCCCATGCCGCCGAGACCGGCGGTCAGGGTGATGGTCCCGGCGAGCGTCCCGCCGAACTTCTTCGCGGCGACGGCGGAGAAGGTCTCGTAGGTGCCCTGGAGGATGCCCTGCGTGCCGATGTAGATCCACGATCCGGCGGTCATCTGCCCGTACATGGTGAGGCCGAGGGCTTCGAGGCGCCGGAACTCCTCCCAGTTCGCCCAGTCGCCCACCAGGTTGGAGTTGGCGATGAGGACGCGCGGGGCCCACTCGTGGGTCTGCATGACGCCGACGGGGCGGCCGGACTGGACGAGCATCGTCTCGTCCTGCTTCAGCGTCCGCAGCGTACGGACCATGGCGTCGTAGGAGCGCCAGTCGCGGGCGGCCTTGCCGGTGCCGCCGTAGACGACGAGCTTGTCGGGGTGCTCGGCGACCTCGGGGTCGAGGTTGTTCTGCAGCATCCGCAGAGCGGCTTCCTGCTGCCATCCCAGGGCGCTCAGTTCCGTGCCGCGTGATGCTCGGACGGGGCGGGGTCCTGACATGGTCTGCCTCCTGGCGACTGGTGAGTACTCCGGGTGCTGCCGTTCGTACAGCGGTCCAGCGGTAAGCGGTACAGCGATACAGCGATACAGCGATACAGCGGATATTCACATCCTGGGCTTCTGAATAGAACTAGTCAATACCCCCGTGGGCCAGCGGGGGCGCCGTACGGGTGTTTGGCTGGATGTATGGCTGCATACGGCACGGACACAGGGGACACGGACACGACGGGCGATCGGCCCGACGGGAGCGCGGGCGGGGGCAGGGGTGGGGGAACGGACGGCGGAACGGCCGAGACGGTGAAACTGGAGGCGACTCAGGGCGCGGCCGGGGCCGTGCGGCGCGACGAGGCCGTTCGCGCGGCCGTGGAGCAGGGACTCGTGAGCCCCTCCACTCCCCTCGTCGCACTCCTCGACACCACCGGCATCCGGGCTTCCGTGGCGGCCCTGCGGGCAGCCTTCGACGCGGTGAGCGCACCGGGTACGCCCGTGCTGCACGCGTTCGCGGTGAAGGCGACCCCGCTGGTGCCGGTGCTGCGGCTGCTGCACCGGGAGGGCGTCGGCATGGAGGTCGCGAGTCCGGGGGAGCTGGCCCTCGCCCGCGCGGCCGGGGTGCCGCCGTCCCGTACGGTCCTCGACTCGCCCGCGAAGACCCCCTCCGAGCTGCGGGAGGCGCTCGCGCTGGGCATCGCGGTCAACGCGGACAACCCCCAGGAGCTGGCGCGGATCGACGCCCTGGTCCGGTCGGCGTCGACCCGCTCGCCCGTGGGGCTGCGGGTGAACCCGCAGGTCGGCGGGGGTTCGATCGGGGCGCTGTCGACGGCGACGGCGACCTCGAAGTTCGGGGTGGCGCTGCGGGACGAGGGTGCGCGCGAGTGGGTCGTGCGGGCGTATCTGGACCGGCCGTGGCTGACCCGGCTGCACACGCACTCCGGTTCGCAGGGGATGCCGCTGGAGCTGATGGCGCGCGGGGTGGCCGCGGCGTACGGGCTCGCGGAGGAGGTCAACGAGCGGGCCGGGCGGCGGCAGATCGACACGCTCGACATCGGCGGCGGGCTGCCGGTGAACTTCGGCTCGGACGCCCACGCGCCGACCTACGAGGAGTACGCGCGGCTCCTCGCGTCGACCGTGCCGGGGCTCTTCGACGGGCGGTACGGGCTGGTGACGGAGTTCGGGCGGTCGCTGCTCGCCAAGCACGGCATCGTGCTGGCCCGCGTCGAGTACGCGAAGTCGGCGGGCGGCCGGGCGATCGCGGTGACGCACGCGGGAGTTCAGGTGGCGGCCCGCACGGTGTACGCGCCGGAGTCCTGGCCGCTGCGGGTGGCCGCGTACGACGACAAGGGGCGGCCGAAGGCGGGGCCCGACGTGGTGCAGGACGTGGCGGGACCCGCCTGCTTCGCGGGTGACCTGCTGGCGGAGGGCCGGTCGATGCCGCTGCTCGAACAGGGCGACTACGCGGCGGCGCTCGACACGGGGGCGTACTACTTCGCGCACCACTACGGGTACAACTCGCTGGCGCGGCCCGCCGTCCACGGTTTCGGTCCGGACGGGGCGGGCGGGGTGCGGTTCGCGGTGGTCCGCACGGCGCAGACGCTCGACGAGATCGTGGCGGAGTCGGGAGGGGCACACACCGAGGCGTTGACCGGCACGATCTGAGGCACCCGCGCCGGGCCGAGCCTGTCCGGGCCGACCCTGCTCGGCCCGGACAGGAGCACAAAGCAGCGCGGATCGTGCCTGAATCCGCGGACCAGGAAAATCCCGAAGGTCTGATTATCGGCAGGGCAATCGACCCACACTAGTCAGCAACCGGCATGTTCCAAGGGAAATTGCCATATCTCTCACTCGTCGCGCACACGTTGCGTAGCTTCTGCGTCACTCAGCTGAACCGACGGGCGGGAGGGGGAGCACCGTGCCCGGAATCGACGAGTGCCTGCTGGAGGCCATGAGGCTGCCCGGAGCCCGGGGAGCCTCGGTGGTCGACTGGACCAGCGGACTGGCTCTGGGCACGGTCGGCGACTCACCCAACGGGGACCACGAGGCCACCGCGGCCGAGTCGGCGGAACTCGCCCGGCTCGCCGCGGAACACAAGGCCTTCGCCCCGGAGGAGGGAGCCGACTGGTCCGGCGGGCAGCCGCCGGTGGAAGACCTCATCATCAGCAACCGGGACAGCTATCACGTCCTGCGCTTCGTCCGGACGACCTTCGACAGCAGTGTGTTCCTGCATCTGTGGCTGGGGCGCTCGGACGGCAATCTCGCACTGGCCCGAATACGCCTGGGCGAGATGGCGGAACGGCTGGTGGTGGGGTGACCACGATGGAAGCACGCCCCCTGCCGGAACTGGGGAGATACGACCGCGGTCCGTCGGAGCGCACGGACTCGCAGACCGGGGCGGCGCCCATGCTCAGCCCCATGCTCAGCCGCCTCGCGGAGGAGCGCGCCACCGGCGTCCTGACCCGGGACCGCGGGGTGCTGTATCTGGTCGAGGGCCAGGTGGTGCACGCCGAGAGCCCCGCGACCCCCGGGCTCGACGTACTGCTCACCAGCCGCGGGGCACTGGGTTCCGACGGCTGGTGGGAGGCCGTCTCAAAGGCGGGGGCCGAACGGCGCGTCGGACGGTTCCTGGTGGACAGCGGGCGGCTGGCCGCGGGCGCCCTGGAGCTGTGCCACCTGGGGGCGCTGTACGACGCCGCGTTCTTCACGCTCGGCGCGAGCAGCGGGCCGGCGCGTTTCAGGTACGGGGTCGCGCACTGGATCGGCCCCGTACGGCCGGTGACCGTGGACGCGGTGGAGCGCGAGACGCTGCGGCGCCGCGCGCTGCTGCACCGCATCTGGCCCGACCCGGACACGGACACCGCGGAACTCGTCCGGACCGGCCGGGCCGTCGACGCGGTCCTCCCCCCGCGTCAGCGCACGGTGCTCGACCAGGTCGACGGGCAGCGCACGGTCTCGGACATCTCACGGGTCCTCGGCCGGCCGGGATTCCACACCCTGGTCGACGTCCGCCGACTGGCGGCCGCCGGGATCGTGACGACCCGTACGCGCACGGTCGAGTCCCGGGCCCCGGAGTCCGACGTACCCGTGTCCCCCCTCTCCAGTGCGACCGCCCGGGCGGCGCAGGCCGCGCAGGCGTCGGCGGATCCCGACGTGGCCCTGCTGCGCAGGCTCAGAGACGCATTGGAGGCCTTGTGATCCGCGCGCTCCGACAGCGTGCCGAGAGGAGACAACTGATGGCGGCGGAGGCCGAAGTCCTCGACGAACTGCACCGGTTACGGGCCCGGGTGCCCCAGCTCACGGGCGCGCTCGCGGCCAGCGTCGACGGCCTGGTACTGGCCCAGGACACTCCGGGCGTGGAGCCGGAGGGGCTGGCCGCCCTCACCGCCGCCGCACTGGGGGTCGCCCTCCGTGTGACGGACGCGACCGGACGGGGCGACTTCCGCGAGCTGCTGGTGCGCGGCGAGCACGGCTATGTGGCGACCTACGCGGCGGGACCCACCGCCGTACTGACGCTGCTGGCCGGCGACCGGGCGAACGTCGGCCGGCTGCATCTCGAAGGGCGCCGCTCCGGCACCCGGATCGGCGAACTCGTCGAGGCCGCCGCCGAGGCCCAGCCGACCCCGGCGGCACGGCCCGCCCCGAAGGCCCTCACACCCCGCACCAGAACCGCGCGCACCGCGCGGACGGTCCCCGGGCCGACCGGCGAAAGCCCTTGAATCCGGTGGCACCGAACCGAACCTGACCACCCTGAAACACCCTGAACAACCACGAACCAACATGAACTGAACCGAACCGAAAGGACCGGCACAACCATGACCAACACCGAAACCGCCTTGAAAGAGACTCTGGCCTCCATCGAGGGCGCGACCGGAGCCGCTCTCGTCGACTACACGACCGGTATGGCGCTGGGCACGATCGGCGGCAGCAAGAGCTTCGACCTCACGGTCGCCGCGGCCGGCAACACCGACGTCGTCCGCGCCAAGATCCGCACCATGGAACACCTGGGCCTGAAGGGCGAGATCGAGGACATCCTGATCACGCTCTCCGACCAGTACCACCTGATCCGGCTGATCAAGGGCCGGGGCGGCAACGGCCTCTTCCTCTACCTGGTGCTCGACGCCAAACGCGCCAACCTGGCCATGGCCCGCCACCAGTTGAAGAAGATCGAGGGCGACCTGGAGGTCTGACCGACCCAGCGGTGAACCGGCGGGGGCGAGGTCCGGGGGATCAGACCAGCACCCCGCCCCGACGCCGCGCCCCACCGGGCGCGGCGTCGCCCGCGGCGATTCCGGTGGCTCGGTAGCCCTTGACGCGCTTGCCCGCCGGAACGCCCGCGCCACGGCCCAGCCAGTCGACCCGGACCCACAGGAGCGACTCGGCCGACCGTTCGAGCCGGCCGATCCAGGCCGCCTTGAGGCGAAGGCCCACTCCGGCGCCGGCGAGCAGCAGCCCGCCGGCGGCCGGCACGGCGAACGCGGACCCCAGCGCTGCGGCGAAGGCGAGCAGCAGCCACCAGCGGTGCCCCCGGCGCCAGTTCCGTACGGACACCGCCCGGTCCTGCAGCACATCGTGCTTGCTCGCGCGGTCGGCGCCGCGGGCGAGTGCCACGTACCGCTTCCTTCGCATCAGCAGGACGACGACCGCTGTGATCAGGAAGAGCGCGGCTCCCGCCGGCACCCCGATCCGCCGTCCCGTGATCCCGGGCACCAGTGCGCCCACTCCCGCCGCGACGACCCCGAGCCATCCCAGCGGTGCCGCTCCGGCCCGGACGACGACGGCCACCCGAGCAAGTCCCTGCCCTCCGCGCGCCACGCTCCGCCTCCTCACCAGACGCCTGTGTGTGGCGGGCAGATTAGCGGCCGAAGGTGAGACAAATATGAGAGAGCCCGCAAAAGGACAGGCGGACTCCGCTACTCCACGAACAGGTTGCGCGCGGCGGCTCCCGCGTCGAACTCCTCAAGGCGCGCCTGGGCGTCCGGCAGCCCGTCGCACATCGCTTCGAGCAGCACCCGCCCCAGCAGCATCGGCGCGCAGGCCGTGTCGAAGGCGAGCCCCGTCCCGACGGCGGCGGGCAGCAGCAGGTCGGACACCTTGGCGACCGGCGCGAACGCGGAGTCCGCGACGGTGACGACGGTGAGGCCGGCCTCCTTCGCGTACGCGAGGGTGTCGACGACCTCGCGCGGGTGGCGGGGCAGCGCGAAGCACAGCAGGGTGCTGGCCCCGGCCCGTACCGCCGCGTCGATCCGGTCGTGGACCATCGTGCCGCCCTCGTGCAGCAGCCGGACGTCCGGATGGACCTTGGCCGCGAAGTACGCGAAGCCGTACGCCTGGGACGCGGCGGCCCGCAGCCCGAGCACCGGCAGGGGGCGCGAGGCGGCGAGGAGCCGGCCGGCCCGTTCGACGGGACGCGGGTCCGCGAGCACGGAGGCGAGGTGGCGGAGGTTCTCGATCTCGGCCTCGACGGCCTGCTGGTACTCGTTGTACGAGCCGGTGTCGGCGGCGGGTTCGGCGGGGGCGACCTCGCGCAGGTGTCTGCGCAGCGCCGGGTAGCCGTCGAAGCCGAGGGCGACGGCGAAGCGGGTGACGGAGGGCTGACTGACGCCGGCGAGTTCGGCGAGCTCCACGCTCGACAGGAACGGCACGTCGGCGGCCCGGCGCACCATGCTGTGCGCGATGCGCCGCTGGGTGGGGGTCAGCCGGTGCCCCTCGAAGAGCGCCTGCAGCCGTCCGGCGGGAGCGTCCGTCACGCCCGAGCCGCCGCCGGTGCTCCCGTCGTGCCCGCCCGTGTTCGGGTGGTCCGTGCTCGCGTTGCCGTCCGGGCCCATGTCCATGTCCCTGTCCATGCCCATATTCACGCTCGTGTTCCCGTCCACGCTCATGCCGCCGTGCTCCCACTCCAGATGTCCGTGAACCGGTCGAGCAGCGCGGCCGCCGCCGTCACGTCGTCCGTGAGCGGCCGGTCGGTCGCATCCGCGTCGAGCACCGATTCGGCGATCTCCAGCGCCCTGCCCACCGGCAGCTCCGGGTCGGGACGCAGGCCGCGCTGGCGCAACGCCCGTACGGCGGCCACGAGTTCGCAACCGACGACGAGACGGTACGCGCTGCACGCGCGCAGGGTCTGGCGAGCCGCGAGCGAGGCGAAACTCGCCTGCTCCTCGACGCCCCGGGAGAGTACAGCGTGGCCGAGCGAGGCGGGCGCGGAGAAGGCCCGCAGGTCACCGAGGGCGGCCCCGGCGGCGTACTCCAGGATCATCACGCCGGAGGAGGCCGCCTCGTGGTCGGCGAGGAAGGGGCGCAGCCGGGTGTAGGAGGGCTCGTTGAGGGTCGACAGGCGTGAGGTCGACAGCCGGGCGACCTGGGTGAGGGAGAGCCTGAAGTGGTCCAGGGCGAGGGCGAGTTGGGCCTGGTAGAAGCCGCCGTGGTGGTAGGCGGCCATGTCCTCGGCGCAGATCAGCGGGTTCTCGGCGGCCGCGTTGATCTCGACGGCCAGGACCTCCTCCAGCGCGTCGGCCGCGTCGTGCGCGGGGCCGTGGATCTGGGGCACGCACCGGAAGCCGTACGGGTCCTGGATCCGGCCGAGCGGCGGTGTCGGGCGGTCGGGCGCGCCGATCATCTCCCGCATCCGCCGGGCCACTTCGGTCGATCCGCGATGCGGCCGGGCGGCGTGCACGGGCGCCGCGTACGCCTCGTACGAGCCGTCCACCGCAACCAGCGACAGTGCGGCGACGACCTGTGTGGCACCGATGAGCCCGCGCAGTTCGTGGAGGGCGAGCGCCGACTGGCCGAGGGTGAGGGCGTTGCTGCTGATGAGCGCGAGGGCGTCGTTGTTGTCGAGCGGCTGCGGTTCGGGCGCGACCACCGTCGCCGTCGCCGTAACTGTCGCTGTGGCTGTGGCTGTGGCAGTCGCCGGCAAGCCCGAGGCGCCTCCCGGTGTCGCGTCCGCGCCGCGCCAGGGATGCTCCCCCGCCAGTGCCAGCCCCAGCTGCGCCAGGGCCGCGATGTCGCCGGTCCCCACCGAGCCGAACTCGTTCACGACGGGGTACGCGCCGGTCTCCAGCGCCTCGCACAGCGCGGTGACGACGGTGGGGCGCAGGCCCGCGCCGCCCGCTAGGAGCTGGTTCGCCCGTACTGCGAGCATCGCGCGGACCTCCCGGGCGGGCAGCTCCGCCCCGATGGCCCCCGCATGGCTGCGCAGCAGGCGCAGACCGTGCTCGGCGGCCGCCTCGGTGGGCACGTCCTCGTTCCGGTTCGCGCCGACGCCGGTGGACCGGCCGTACACGCGGCCGG is a genomic window of Streptomyces sp. NBC_00414 containing:
- a CDS encoding aromatic amino acid ammonia-lyase; amino-acid sequence: MSSRDVDTPSGVTTGLVVLDGYSTGVADVVRLADGSARPVPGTDAMKRVEESWDAARRIAATGRVYGRSTGVGANRNEDVPTEAAAEHGLRLLRSHAGAIGAELPAREVRAMLAVRANQLLAGGAGLRPTVVTALCEALETGAYPVVNEFGSVGTGDIAALAQLGLALAGEHPWRGADATPGGASGLPATATATATATVTATATVVAPEPQPLDNNDALALISSNALTLGQSALALHELRGLIGATQVVAALSLVAVDGSYEAYAAPVHAARPHRGSTEVARRMREMIGAPDRPTPPLGRIQDPYGFRCVPQIHGPAHDAADALEEVLAVEINAAAENPLICAEDMAAYHHGGFYQAQLALALDHFRLSLTQVARLSTSRLSTLNEPSYTRLRPFLADHEAASSGVMILEYAAGAALGDLRAFSAPASLGHAVLSRGVEEQASFASLAARQTLRACSAYRLVVGCELVAAVRALRQRGLRPDPELPVGRALEIAESVLDADATDRPLTDDVTAAAALLDRFTDIWSGSTAA
- a CDS encoding MurR/RpiR family transcriptional regulator — translated: MGPDGNASTDHPNTGGHDGSTGGGSGVTDAPAGRLQALFEGHRLTPTQRRIAHSMVRRAADVPFLSSVELAELAGVSQPSVTRFAVALGFDGYPALRRHLREVAPAEPAADTGSYNEYQQAVEAEIENLRHLASVLADPRPVERAGRLLAASRPLPVLGLRAAASQAYGFAYFAAKVHPDVRLLHEGGTMVHDRIDAAVRAGASTLLCFALPRHPREVVDTLAYAKEAGLTVVTVADSAFAPVAKVSDLLLPAAVGTGLAFDTACAPMLLGRVLLEAMCDGLPDAQARLEEFDAGAAARNLFVE
- a CDS encoding transcriptional regulator, which translates into the protein MLSRLAEERATGVLTRDRGVLYLVEGQVVHAESPATPGLDVLLTSRGALGSDGWWEAVSKAGAERRVGRFLVDSGRLAAGALELCHLGALYDAAFFTLGASSGPARFRYGVAHWIGPVRPVTVDAVERETLRRRALLHRIWPDPDTDTAELVRTGRAVDAVLPPRQRTVLDQVDGQRTVSDISRVLGRPGFHTLVDVRRLAAAGIVTTRTRTVESRAPESDVPVSPLSSATARAAQAAQASADPDVALLRRLRDALEAL
- a CDS encoding roadblock/LC7 domain-containing protein; translated protein: MAAEAEVLDELHRLRARVPQLTGALAASVDGLVLAQDTPGVEPEGLAALTAAALGVALRVTDATGRGDFRELLVRGEHGYVATYAAGPTAVLTLLAGDRANVGRLHLEGRRSGTRIGELVEAAAEAQPTPAARPAPKALTPRTRTARTARTVPGPTGESP